The following coding sequences lie in one Pseudomonas sp. B33.4 genomic window:
- a CDS encoding low specificity L-threonine aldolase, translating to MTDKSQQFASDNYSGICPEAWAAMEQANHGHQRAYGDDEWTARASDHFRQLFETDCEVFFAFNGTAANSLALSSLCQSYHSVICSETAHVETDECGAPEFFSNGSKLLIAGTENGKITPQSIREVALKRQDIHYPKPRVVTLTQATEVGSVYTPEEVRAISATCKELGLHLHMDGARFSNACAFLGCSPADLTWKAGVDVLCFGGTKNGMAVGEAILFFNHKLAEDFDYRCKQAGQLASKMRFLSAPWVGILENDAWLKYARHANHCAQLLAELVSDIPGVELMFPVQANGVFLQLSEPAIAALTAKNWRFYTFIGKGGARFMCSWDTEEERVRELARDIREVMSA from the coding sequence ATGACCGACAAGAGCCAACAATTCGCCAGCGACAACTACTCCGGTATCTGCCCTGAAGCCTGGGCTGCGATGGAGCAGGCCAACCACGGCCACCAGCGCGCGTATGGCGACGATGAATGGACCGCCCGCGCGTCCGATCATTTCCGCCAACTGTTCGAAACCGACTGCGAAGTGTTCTTCGCCTTCAACGGCACCGCCGCCAACTCGCTGGCCCTGTCGTCGCTGTGCCAGAGTTACCACAGCGTGATCTGCTCGGAAACCGCCCACGTCGAAACCGACGAATGCGGCGCCCCGGAATTCTTCTCCAACGGCTCGAAACTGCTGATCGCCGGCACCGAAAACGGCAAGATCACCCCGCAATCGATCCGCGAAGTCGCGCTCAAGCGTCAGGACATTCACTACCCGAAACCGCGTGTGGTTACCCTGACCCAAGCCACCGAAGTCGGCAGCGTCTACACCCCGGAAGAAGTCCGCGCCATCAGCGCCACTTGCAAGGAACTGGGCTTGCACCTGCACATGGACGGCGCGCGCTTCTCCAACGCCTGCGCCTTCCTCGGCTGCTCGCCAGCCGATCTGACCTGGAAGGCTGGTGTTGATGTGTTGTGCTTCGGCGGCACCAAGAACGGCATGGCGGTGGGTGAAGCGATCCTGTTCTTCAACCACAAACTGGCGGAGGACTTCGACTACCGCTGCAAACAGGCCGGTCAGTTGGCGTCGAAAATGCGCTTCCTCTCGGCACCGTGGGTCGGCATCCTCGAAAACGACGCCTGGCTGAAATACGCACGCCACGCCAACCACTGCGCGCAATTGCTCGCTGAACTGGTCAGCGACATTCCCGGCGTCGAACTGATGTTCCCGGTGCAGGCCAACGGCGTGTTCCTGCAACTGTCGGAACCGGCGATCGCCGCGCTGACCGCGAAGAACTGGCGCTTCTACACCTTCATCGGCAAGGGCGGCGCACGCTTCATGTGCTCGTGGGATACCGAAGAAGAACGCGTCCGCGAACTGGCCCGCGACATCCGCGAAGTCATGTCCGCCTGA
- a CDS encoding TraX family protein: MHLSKRDGALDLLKWLALLSMLLDHLRYVGFSADWLYVPGRLAFPWFCLAMAANLSRDGSRKMEWRYLGWLLLFSAVSEIPYRLYIPEPDTLNVMPTLALGLLLARGWQDPTIMSRLLGVAALVLAAMFPERLMFGFFGVLLPLAMLLVFRRPWYFSLLPGLICLAANQWQVLYDSARFGSSVAILGIAICLFAPMLGLFLLRHVRHLQPPPMRRWAYGLYPAHFLLLLAVRQLIA, from the coding sequence ATGCACCTGAGCAAACGCGACGGCGCGCTGGATCTGCTCAAGTGGCTCGCACTGCTGAGCATGTTGCTCGATCACCTGCGATATGTCGGGTTCTCCGCCGATTGGCTGTATGTGCCGGGGCGGCTGGCGTTTCCGTGGTTTTGTCTGGCGATGGCGGCGAATCTTTCGCGGGATGGGTCGCGGAAGATGGAGTGGCGTTATCTGGGGTGGCTGTTGCTGTTCAGTGCGGTCAGCGAGATTCCCTATCGGCTGTACATTCCCGAGCCTGATACGTTGAATGTGATGCCGACGCTGGCGCTGGGCTTGCTGCTGGCGCGGGGGTGGCAGGATCCAACGATCATGTCGCGATTGCTGGGCGTTGCTGCGCTGGTGCTGGCCGCCATGTTTCCGGAACGACTGATGTTTGGTTTCTTCGGGGTGTTGCTGCCGTTGGCGATGCTGCTGGTGTTTCGCCGCCCGTGGTATTTCAGCTTGTTGCCGGGTTTGATATGCCTCGCAGCGAATCAGTGGCAAGTGCTTTACGACTCGGCAAGGTTCGGTAGCAGCGTCGCGATCCTTGGCATTGCCATCTGTCTGTTCGCGCCAATGCTCGGATTGTTCCTGTTGCGACATGTGCGACATCTCCAGCCACCGCCGATGCGGCGCTGGGCTTACGGCCTTTATCCCGCGCATTTCCTCCTGCTGCTCGCGGTTCGCCAATTGATCGCATAA
- a CDS encoding serine hydroxymethyltransferase — protein sequence MFSKQDQIQGYDDALLAAMNAEEQRQEDHIELIASENYTSKRVMQAQGSGLTNKYAEGYPGKRYYGGCEHVDKVEALAIERAKQLFGADYANVQPHSGSSANSAVYLALIQPGDTILGMSLAHGGHLTHGAKVSSSGKLYNAVQYGINTDTGLIDYDEVERLAVESKPKMIVAGFSAYSKTLDFPRFRQIADKVGALLFVDMAHVAGLVAAGLYPNPLPYADVVTTTTHKTLRGPRGGLILAKSNEEIEKKLNAAVFPGAQGGPLMHVIAGKAVCFKEALEPGFKAYQQQVIDNAQAMASVFIKRGYDVVSGGTDNHLFLVSLIRQGLTGKDADAALGRAHITVNKNAVPNDPQSPFVTSGLRIGTPAVTTRGFKVAQCEVLALWICDILDNLGDADVEANVAKNVAALCADFPVYR from the coding sequence ATGTTCAGCAAGCAAGACCAGATCCAGGGTTACGACGATGCACTGCTGGCGGCGATGAATGCCGAGGAGCAACGTCAGGAAGATCACATCGAGCTGATCGCGTCGGAGAACTACACCAGCAAACGCGTGATGCAAGCGCAAGGCAGCGGCCTGACCAACAAATACGCCGAAGGCTATCCGGGCAAGCGCTACTACGGCGGCTGCGAGCACGTCGATAAAGTCGAAGCGCTGGCCATCGAACGCGCCAAGCAACTGTTCGGCGCCGATTACGCCAACGTCCAGCCGCACTCCGGTTCTTCGGCCAACAGCGCGGTGTACCTGGCGCTGATCCAGCCGGGCGACACCATCCTCGGCATGAGCCTCGCTCACGGTGGTCACTTGACCCACGGTGCGAAAGTGTCGTCCTCGGGCAAGCTCTACAACGCGGTGCAGTACGGCATCAACACCGACACCGGGCTGATCGATTACGACGAAGTCGAGCGTCTCGCCGTCGAATCCAAGCCGAAAATGATCGTCGCCGGTTTCTCCGCTTACTCGAAGACTCTGGACTTCCCGCGCTTCCGTCAGATCGCTGACAAGGTCGGCGCGCTGCTGTTCGTCGACATGGCCCACGTCGCCGGTCTGGTCGCTGCCGGTCTGTACCCGAACCCGCTGCCGTACGCCGACGTGGTCACCACCACCACGCACAAAACCCTGCGCGGCCCACGTGGCGGCTTGATCCTGGCCAAGTCCAACGAAGAGATCGAGAAGAAGCTCAACGCCGCCGTATTCCCCGGCGCTCAGGGCGGCCCGCTGATGCACGTCATCGCCGGTAAAGCCGTGTGCTTCAAGGAAGCGCTGGAGCCAGGCTTCAAGGCCTATCAGCAACAAGTCATCGACAACGCTCAGGCGATGGCCAGCGTGTTTATCAAACGTGGCTACGATGTAGTGTCCGGCGGCACCGACAACCACCTGTTCCTGGTCAGCCTGATCCGTCAGGGCCTGACCGGTAAAGACGCCGACGCCGCCCTTGGCCGTGCACACATCACCGTCAACAAGAACGCCGTGCCGAACGACCCGCAATCGCCGTTCGTGACCTCGGGCCTGCGCATCGGCACCCCGGCCGTCACTACGCGCGGTTTCAAAGTGGCGCAGTGCGAAGTGCTGGCTCTGTGGATCTGCGACATCCTCGACAACCTTGGCGATGCCGATGTCGAGGCAAATGTTGCCAAGAACGTCGCAGCCCTGTGCGCTGACTTCCCGGTTTACCGCTGA
- the gbcB gene encoding glycine-betaine demethylase subunit GbcB, producing MSNSFLNPVTTQTWANGRHIVRCVKVIQETWDVRTFCFMADQPILFFFKPGQFVTLELEIEGQPIMRSYTISSSPSVPYSFSVTIKRVPGGKVSNWLHDTLHEGQELAVHGPVGLFNAIDFPSPKVLYLSGGVGITPCMSMARWFYDTNANVDMTFIHSARSPKDIIYHRELEHMASRIDNFSLHLICEKHGLGEPWAGYRGYLNHKMLELMVPDFLEREVFCCGPTPYMNAVKRLLEVAGYDMSRYHEESFGATPPEARADAVEQAEQAADAPEIDAADLHQVEFTSSGKSIRVAPGETVHAAAAKLGLMIPKACGMGICGTCKVLKLGGEVEMEHNGGITEDDEAEGFILSCCSVPKGDVRIDF from the coding sequence ATGTCCAACAGCTTCCTGAATCCGGTCACCACCCAGACCTGGGCCAATGGCCGACACATCGTCCGTTGCGTCAAAGTCATCCAGGAAACCTGGGACGTGCGCACCTTCTGCTTTATGGCTGATCAGCCGATCCTGTTCTTCTTCAAACCCGGGCAATTCGTCACCCTGGAGCTGGAAATCGAAGGCCAGCCGATCATGCGCTCGTACACGATCTCCAGTTCGCCGTCGGTGCCGTACAGCTTTTCGGTGACGATCAAACGGGTGCCGGGCGGCAAGGTCTCCAACTGGCTGCACGATACGCTGCATGAAGGCCAGGAACTGGCGGTGCACGGGCCGGTCGGGTTGTTCAATGCCATCGACTTCCCGAGCCCGAAAGTGCTGTATCTGAGCGGCGGCGTCGGCATCACGCCGTGCATGTCGATGGCGCGCTGGTTCTACGACACCAACGCTAACGTCGACATGACCTTTATCCACAGCGCGCGCTCGCCGAAAGACATCATTTATCATCGCGAGCTGGAGCACATGGCGTCGCGGATCGACAACTTCAGCCTGCACCTGATCTGTGAAAAGCACGGCCTGGGCGAGCCGTGGGCCGGTTATCGCGGTTACCTGAACCACAAGATGCTTGAATTGATGGTGCCGGACTTCCTCGAGCGCGAAGTGTTCTGCTGCGGCCCGACGCCGTACATGAACGCGGTCAAGCGCCTGCTGGAAGTGGCCGGTTACGACATGTCGCGTTATCACGAGGAATCCTTCGGCGCCACGCCACCGGAAGCGCGTGCCGATGCGGTGGAACAGGCCGAGCAGGCAGCCGATGCGCCAGAAATCGATGCGGCGGATCTGCATCAGGTCGAATTCACCTCGTCCGGCAAGAGCATTCGTGTGGCGCCGGGCGAGACTGTGCATGCGGCGGCGGCCAAGCTTGGCCTGATGATCCCGAAAGCCTGCGGCATGGGCATTTGCGGGACGTGCAAGGTGCTCAAGCTCGGCGGCGAGGTGGAGATGGAGCACAACGGCGGGATTACTGAGGACGACGAGGCCGAGGGGTTCATTCTGTCGTGCTGCAGTGTGCCTAAGGGGGATGTGCGTATCGATTTTTGA
- a CDS encoding electron transfer flavoprotein subunit beta, protein MNTKVISLVSIGAHPTSGRPRRADQDARAVELGLQLAGDNLQVLHAGDVAEPALRAYLGMGLAQMHVLEQPAGADALPALTAYLRDAGAQVVLTGSQAETGEGSGMLPFLLAEGLGWPLVVGLAQVESISDGSALVLQALPRGQRRRLKVKLPFLATVDNAAPKPRQSAYGPARRGVLEAADVEVVDDELLSVATLQPAKPRPKRLKVIKAKSGADRMKAATAKASGGGGQVLKGVTAQAGAAAILKLLIEEGVVR, encoded by the coding sequence ATGAACACGAAAGTTATCAGTCTGGTTTCAATCGGCGCTCACCCGACTTCCGGGCGGCCACGCCGTGCTGATCAGGACGCGCGCGCCGTGGAACTGGGTCTGCAACTGGCTGGGGATAACCTGCAAGTGCTGCATGCCGGTGACGTTGCGGAACCGGCGTTGCGCGCCTATCTGGGCATGGGTCTTGCGCAGATGCATGTGCTGGAGCAACCGGCTGGCGCCGATGCGCTGCCGGCGCTGACCGCATATCTGCGCGATGCCGGGGCGCAGGTGGTGCTGACCGGTAGCCAGGCGGAAACCGGGGAAGGGTCGGGGATGTTGCCGTTTTTGCTCGCCGAAGGTCTGGGCTGGCCGCTGGTGGTGGGGCTGGCGCAGGTCGAGTCGATCAGTGACGGTTCGGCGCTGGTGCTGCAAGCGTTGCCGCGTGGGCAGCGGCGGCGGTTGAAGGTCAAGCTGCCGTTTCTGGCGACTGTGGATAACGCTGCGCCGAAGCCTCGGCAGAGTGCTTATGGGCCGGCGCGACGCGGGGTGCTGGAGGCTGCTGATGTCGAGGTTGTCGATGATGAACTCCTCTCGGTTGCCACTCTGCAACCGGCCAAACCACGGCCCAAACGTCTGAAAGTGATCAAGGCCAAAAGCGGCGCCGACCGCATGAAGGCTGCGACGGCCAAGGCCAGTGGGGGCGGGGGGCAGGTGCTCAAGGGGGTTACCGCACAGGCTGGTGCTGCAGCGATCCTCAAGTTGCTGATTGAAGAAGGCGTCGTCCGCTGA
- a CDS encoding electron transfer flavoprotein subunit alpha/FixB family protein, translating to MSDIIRRDPRAEWIARNRLHPLHAAMQPAQHSWMGPNGVIRKNLHGIGFIGPNGLKRIDRSGAQQGGAVKRSATVEVQLPLHQVPAPAYYISVVPDMVGGRLSSHDRDLLGLAHQLAGQDGAVLAVVFGEHKENAFATAGVDRLLVLEGEEFSGYAPEQRVQGLRAVDNQFNPRHWLLPDSRSGGGELGRRFAAALGERPATRVWQVKDQECIGRAGAGLQDLARPVARLILAAAECAEPVSETRHEALPVELSTSVARSLSRIEDLGAVAVDPAAIPMAEAEFIFSGGNGVKDWALFHETAAALGATEGASRVAVDDGFMARDRQVGASGTWVTARVYVAVGISGAIQHLQGIGACDKVVAINLDPGCDMIKRADLSVIGESAEILQALIEAVAAYRNEAKRDAA from the coding sequence ATGAGCGATATTATCCGCCGCGACCCGCGCGCCGAATGGATTGCGCGTAACCGTTTGCATCCGCTACACGCGGCCATGCAACCGGCGCAACACAGTTGGATGGGGCCGAACGGCGTCATCCGCAAGAACCTGCATGGCATCGGCTTTATCGGCCCTAACGGCCTCAAACGGATCGACCGCAGCGGCGCGCAACAGGGCGGGGCGGTCAAACGCTCGGCCACGGTTGAAGTGCAATTGCCGCTGCATCAGGTGCCGGCCCCGGCGTACTACATCAGCGTGGTGCCGGACATGGTTGGCGGCCGCTTGAGCAGTCACGACCGTGATTTGCTTGGCCTCGCCCATCAACTCGCCGGCCAGGACGGCGCAGTGTTGGCGGTGGTCTTTGGCGAGCACAAGGAAAACGCTTTCGCCACCGCAGGCGTGGACCGCTTGCTGGTGTTGGAAGGCGAGGAATTCAGCGGTTATGCACCGGAGCAACGGGTGCAAGGTTTGCGCGCTGTGGATAACCAGTTCAATCCACGTCACTGGCTGCTGCCGGACAGCCGCAGCGGTGGTGGTGAACTCGGTCGGCGCTTTGCCGCTGCACTGGGTGAACGCCCGGCGACACGGGTCTGGCAGGTCAAGGATCAGGAATGTATTGGCCGCGCAGGTGCGGGCTTGCAAGACCTCGCCCGGCCCGTCGCACGATTGATTCTGGCGGCGGCGGAATGCGCCGAGCCGGTCAGCGAAACCCGTCATGAAGCACTGCCGGTGGAGTTATCCACAAGCGTCGCGCGCAGCCTGTCGCGGATCGAAGATCTCGGTGCGGTGGCGGTGGACCCGGCGGCGATTCCGATGGCCGAAGCTGAATTCATTTTCTCCGGCGGCAATGGGGTCAAAGACTGGGCGTTGTTCCACGAAACTGCGGCAGCACTCGGCGCTACCGAAGGTGCTTCCCGCGTTGCAGTAGACGATGGCTTCATGGCCCGTGATCGCCAGGTCGGCGCGTCCGGCACCTGGGTCACCGCGCGGGTCTATGTGGCTGTGGGTATCTCCGGCGCGATCCAGCATCTGCAAGGCATTGGCGCTTGCGACAAAGTGGTGGCGATCAACCTTGATCCGGGTTGCGACATGATCAAGCGTGCCGATTTGTCGGTGATCGGCGAGAGCGCAGAGATTCTGCAGGCGTTGATCGAAGCGGTGGCGGCTTACCGCAACGAAGCCAAGCGCGATGCGGCTTAA
- the gbcA gene encoding glycine-betaine demethylase subunit GbcA has product MDVTAKISLGDPLEPARKATAQMLQERERTFSLPQPFYSDERLFDIDMQEIFQKEWLIAGMTCEIPAKGNYLTLQIGKNPIIVIRGAEGVVHAFHNVCRHRGSRLCTSEKGKVAKLVCHYHQWTYELDGRLLFAGTEMGADFDMKQYGLKPVNVKTAGGYIFISLAENPPAIDDFLSTLNHYMEPYDMENTKVAITTTLMEKANWKLVLENNRECYHCNASHPELLKTLLEWDDVTDPRADQAFKDHVAASAAAWEAEKIPYAHASFGLRNRIVRMPLLKGTVSMTLDGKQGCAKLMGRIKNPDLGSMRILHLPHSWNHCMGDHIIVFTVWPISAQETMVTTKWIVHKDAVEGVDYDVERMRQVWDATNDQDRRLAEENQRGINSTAYQPGPYSKTYEFGVVNFVDWYSERLLNNLGAEPAPYLKGVPVQG; this is encoded by the coding sequence ATGGACGTCACCGCAAAAATCAGCCTGGGCGATCCGCTGGAACCCGCACGCAAGGCCACCGCACAAATGCTCCAGGAGCGCGAGCGGACGTTTTCGCTGCCACAGCCGTTCTATAGCGACGAGCGGCTGTTCGATATCGACATGCAGGAGATCTTCCAGAAAGAGTGGTTGATCGCCGGCATGACCTGCGAGATCCCGGCCAAGGGCAACTACCTGACCCTGCAGATCGGCAAGAACCCGATCATCGTCATCCGAGGCGCCGAGGGTGTGGTGCATGCCTTCCACAACGTCTGCCGCCACCGTGGCTCGCGCCTGTGCACCAGTGAAAAAGGCAAGGTCGCCAAACTGGTCTGCCATTACCACCAGTGGACGTACGAGCTGGACGGTCGCCTGCTGTTCGCCGGCACCGAAATGGGCGCCGACTTCGACATGAAGCAATACGGTCTCAAACCGGTGAACGTGAAGACTGCCGGCGGCTACATCTTCATCAGCCTGGCGGAGAACCCGCCGGCCATCGATGACTTTCTGTCGACGCTGAACCATTACATGGAACCGTACGACATGGAGAACACCAAGGTGGCGATCACCACCACCTTGATGGAAAAGGCCAACTGGAAACTGGTGCTGGAAAACAATCGCGAGTGCTACCACTGCAACGCGTCGCACCCGGAACTGCTGAAAACCCTGCTGGAATGGGACGACGTCACCGACCCGCGCGCCGATCAGGCGTTCAAGGATCACGTCGCCGCCTCCGCTGCCGCCTGGGAAGCCGAGAAGATTCCTTACGCCCACGCCAGTTTCGGCCTGCGCAACCGCATCGTGCGCATGCCGCTGCTCAAGGGCACCGTGTCGATGACCCTCGACGGCAAACAGGGCTGCGCGAAACTGATGGGCCGCATTAAAAACCCGGACCTCGGCTCGATGCGCATCCTGCACCTGCCGCACTCGTGGAACCACTGCATGGGCGACCACATCATCGTGTTCACCGTGTGGCCGATCAGCGCGCAGGAAACCATGGTCACCACCAAGTGGATCGTGCACAAGGATGCGGTTGAAGGCGTGGATTACGACGTCGAGCGCATGCGTCAGGTGTGGGATGCGACCAACGATCAGGACCGGCGTCTGGCTGAGGAAAACCAGCGCGGGATCAACTCCACGGCTTATCAGCCTGGGCCTTATTCGAAGACCTATGAATTTGGCGTGGTCAACTTCGTCGACTGGTACAGCGAGCGCTTGCTGAACAATCTCGGCGCAGAGCCTGCGCCTTACCTTAAAGGTGTGCCTGTCCAAGGATAA
- a CDS encoding NAD(P)-dependent oxidoreductase, protein MSLQGKTLFITGASRGIGREIALRAAKDGANIVIAAKSAEAHAKLPGTIHSVAAEVEAAGGKALALQVDVRDEEAVRRALTQANEHFGAIDALVNNAGAIKLTGVQHIELKRFDLMHQINTRAVLLCSQAALPYLKKSAGHILNLSPPLNLASKWFAQFSPYTVTKYGMSMLTLGMSEEFASYGISVNSLWPQTMIATAAIEFQLGNRESFKQARLPSIMADAAHVILDSSGRQITGRLLIDEEVLRESGVAEFEHYRFEPGSNAALMTDLFID, encoded by the coding sequence ATGTCGTTACAAGGCAAAACCCTGTTCATCACCGGCGCCAGCCGTGGCATTGGCCGTGAGATTGCGCTGCGCGCAGCGAAGGACGGGGCCAATATCGTCATTGCGGCGAAGAGCGCCGAAGCCCACGCCAAACTGCCCGGCACCATCCACAGCGTCGCCGCCGAAGTCGAAGCGGCGGGCGGCAAGGCGTTGGCGTTGCAGGTGGATGTGCGTGATGAAGAGGCGGTACGCCGGGCACTGACTCAGGCCAACGAACATTTCGGCGCGATCGATGCGCTGGTGAACAACGCCGGGGCGATCAAGTTGACCGGTGTGCAGCACATCGAACTCAAGCGTTTCGACCTGATGCACCAGATCAACACCCGTGCGGTGTTGCTGTGCAGCCAAGCCGCCCTGCCCTATCTGAAGAAATCCGCCGGGCATATTCTCAATCTGTCGCCACCGCTGAATCTGGCGAGCAAGTGGTTTGCGCAGTTCAGCCCGTACACCGTGACCAAGTACGGCATGAGCATGTTGACGCTGGGGATGAGCGAGGAATTTGCCAGTTACGGGATCAGTGTCAATTCGTTGTGGCCGCAGACGATGATTGCCACGGCGGCGATTGAGTTTCAGTTGGGCAATCGGGAGTCATTCAAGCAGGCGCGCCTACCTTCGATCATGGCGGATGCGGCGCATGTGATTCTGGATAGTAGCGGGCGGCAGATTACCGGGCGGTTGTTGATTGATGAGGAGGTTTTGCGTGAGAGCGGTGTGGCGGAGTTTGAGCATTACCGGTTTGAACCGGGGAGTAATGCGGCGTTGATGACGGATTTGTTTATCGACTGA
- a CDS encoding sarcosine oxidase subunit beta produces the protein MQRYSGFGLFKHSLSHHENWQRMWRTPTPKKVYDVVIVGGGGHGLATAYYLAKEHGITNVAVVEKGWLGGGNTARNTTIVRSNYLWDESAHLYEHAMKLWEGLSQDLNYNVMFSQRGVYNLCHTLQDIRDSERRVSANRLNGVDGELLNAKQVADEIPYLDCSKNTRYPVMGATVQRRGGVARHDAVAWGFARAADALGVDLIQQTEVIGFRKENGVCIGVETNKGFIGAKRVGVVTAGNSGHMAKLAGFRLPIESHPLQALVSEPIKPIIDSVIMSNAVHGYISQSDKGDLVIGAGIDGYNGYGQRGSYPVIEHTIQAIVEMFPVLSRVRMNRQWGGIVDTTPDACPIISKTPVPNMFFNCGWGTGGFKATPGSGNVFAASLAKGEMHPLAAPFSIDRFHNGALIDEHGAAAVAH, from the coding sequence ATGCAACGCTATTCGGGCTTCGGCCTCTTCAAACACTCCCTCAGCCACCACGAAAACTGGCAGCGCATGTGGCGCACGCCAACGCCGAAAAAGGTCTACGACGTAGTCATCGTCGGCGGCGGCGGGCACGGTCTGGCGACGGCCTATTACTTGGCGAAAGAGCACGGCATCACCAACGTCGCCGTGGTCGAAAAGGGCTGGCTGGGCGGCGGTAACACCGCGCGCAACACCACCATCGTTCGCTCCAACTACCTGTGGGACGAGTCGGCGCACCTCTACGAACACGCGATGAAATTGTGGGAAGGCCTGTCGCAAGACCTGAACTACAACGTGATGTTCTCCCAGCGTGGCGTCTACAACCTGTGCCACACCCTGCAGGACATCCGTGATTCCGAGCGTCGGGTCAGCGCCAACCGCCTCAACGGCGTCGACGGCGAACTGCTCAACGCCAAGCAAGTGGCTGACGAGATTCCGTACCTCGACTGCTCGAAAAATACTCGCTACCCGGTGATGGGCGCGACCGTTCAGCGTCGCGGCGGCGTCGCCCGTCACGATGCCGTGGCCTGGGGCTTCGCCCGTGCCGCCGACGCCTTGGGTGTGGACTTGATCCAGCAGACCGAAGTGATCGGTTTCCGCAAGGAAAACGGCGTGTGCATCGGTGTTGAAACCAACAAGGGTTTCATCGGCGCCAAGCGCGTCGGCGTGGTCACGGCCGGTAACTCCGGGCACATGGCCAAACTCGCCGGTTTCCGTCTGCCGATCGAATCCCATCCGCTGCAAGCGCTGGTGTCCGAGCCGATCAAACCGATTATCGACAGCGTGATCATGTCCAACGCCGTGCACGGTTACATCAGCCAGTCCGACAAGGGCGACCTGGTGATCGGCGCCGGTATCGACGGCTACAACGGCTACGGTCAGCGCGGTTCGTATCCGGTGATCGAACACACCATTCAGGCCATCGTCGAGATGTTCCCGGTGTTGTCGCGCGTACGCATGAACCGCCAGTGGGGCGGCATCGTCGACACCACCCCGGACGCTTGCCCGATCATTTCGAAAACCCCGGTACCGAACATGTTCTTCAACTGCGGTTGGGGCACCGGTGGTTTCAAGGCCACACCTGGCTCGGGCAACGTGTTTGCCGCGAGTCTGGCCAAGGGTGAAATGCACCCGTTGGCCGCACCGTTTTCCATCGACCGTTTCCACAACGGCGCACTCATCGACGAACACGGCGCTGCTGCCGTCGCCCACTAA